A single genomic interval of Adhaeribacter pallidiroseus harbors:
- a CDS encoding SRPBCC domain-containing protein, translating into MERKTKIKAEEAKQEIVITREFDLPLNLLFKAYAEPDLVEQWMGTKVLKLENKKHGSWQFETTDPKGNKHGFNGVIHEFVLDQKITRTFEMENTPFPVQLEFLEFKKLTDATSQLTMHIVYKSVAHRDQMLALPFAQGINMAHNRLQEVVNQLKISVYDQAR; encoded by the coding sequence ATGGAGCGAAAAACAAAAATTAAGGCCGAAGAAGCCAAACAGGAAATTGTAATTACCCGGGAGTTTGACTTGCCCTTAAACTTACTCTTTAAAGCCTACGCCGAACCCGATTTGGTGGAGCAATGGATGGGAACAAAGGTGCTGAAACTGGAAAATAAAAAACACGGCAGCTGGCAGTTCGAGACCACCGATCCCAAAGGAAACAAACACGGTTTTAATGGGGTGATTCACGAGTTTGTGCTGGACCAGAAAATTACCCGGACCTTTGAAATGGAGAATACGCCCTTTCCGGTGCAACTGGAATTTTTAGAATTTAAAAAACTAACCGATGCTACCAGCCAACTAACCATGCATATCGTGTACAAATCAGTGGCGCACCGCGACCAGATGCTGGCTTTGCCTTTTGCGCAAGGCATCAATATGGCGCATAACCGATTACAAGAAGTGGTAAACCAATTAAAAATTTCTGTTTATGACCAAGCGAGATAA
- a CDS encoding MarR family transcriptional regulator → METDAVRKLSQQYAYTSIQMHEAVARRAGLSGTDHKYLGFFLQKGQMTAGELAQLSGLTTGAVTGLIDRFEKKNLVKRQFAENDRRKVIIEPNTENIMVLLEPLYQEFRSKSVALLESFSSEETKILEIYFSKAIAIMQEATATLNHQQA, encoded by the coding sequence ATGGAAACGGATGCCGTAAGAAAACTGAGCCAACAATACGCCTATACGTCTATTCAGATGCACGAAGCCGTGGCCCGCAGGGCGGGGCTTTCCGGAACCGACCATAAATACCTGGGATTCTTCCTGCAAAAAGGCCAAATGACGGCTGGGGAGCTGGCCCAATTATCCGGCCTAACAACGGGAGCCGTTACCGGCTTAATAGACCGGTTCGAAAAGAAAAATCTGGTAAAAAGGCAATTTGCGGAAAACGATCGCCGCAAAGTAATTATTGAGCCAAACACCGAAAATATCATGGTGCTGCTGGAACCACTTTATCAGGAGTTTCGGAGCAAGTCGGTAGCATTGCTGGAGTCTTTTTCCAGTGAAGAAACCAAGATCTTGGAAATCTACTTTTCCAAAGCTATTGCAATAATGCAGGAAGCAACCGCTACACTCAACCACCAGCAAGCGTAA
- a CDS encoding putative inorganic carbon transporter subunit DabA has translation MARISGWAASYFDKGQAIWATTNQEETLFAAWKADAEVDRTPNLKSPTLIK, from the coding sequence ATGGCTAGAATTTCGGGCTGGGCGGCTTCTTATTTCGATAAGGGCCAAGCAATCTGGGCTACGACGAATCAGGAAGAAACGCTTTTTGCGGCCTGGAAAGCCGATGCCGAAGTAGACCGTACCCCCAACTTAAAAAGTCCTACCCTCATAAAGTAG
- a CDS encoding Rossmann-fold NAD(P)-binding domain-containing protein translates to MFSSFKSKTDETAFITGANKRTGFIIASNYCKTGIMCISEAVAKLQAEGLNTVEVIR, encoded by the coding sequence TTGTTTTCGTCATTTAAAAGCAAAACAGATGAAACAGCATTTATTACCGGCGCCAATAAACGTACTGGTTTTATAATTGCCAGCAACTATTGCAAAACGGGTATTATGTGTATATCGGAAGCCGTGGCAAAGTTGCAGGCCGAAGGTTTAAATACCGTGGAAGTTATCCGATAG
- a CDS encoding ArsR/SmtB family transcription factor, with protein sequence MNLRRDVFQAIADPTRRAILLLVATQSMTAGAIAANFDTARPTVSKHLQILTECELLKQEQNGREVHYHLNAKKMKEIADFIEPFRQMWDDRFNKLEAIMKQYKPDK encoded by the coding sequence ATGAATTTAAGAAGAGATGTTTTCCAGGCCATAGCGGACCCAACCCGACGGGCGATTCTGTTATTGGTGGCCACTCAATCCATGACCGCGGGGGCCATAGCGGCTAACTTTGATACCGCCCGGCCAACGGTATCCAAGCACTTGCAAATCCTCACGGAATGCGAACTGTTAAAACAAGAGCAAAATGGCCGGGAAGTGCACTACCACCTAAACGCCAAAAAAATGAAAGAAATAGCCGACTTTATCGAACCCTTCCGCCAAATGTGGGACGACCGGTTTAATAAACTGGAGGCCATTATGAAACAATACAAACCAGATAAATAA
- a CDS encoding DUF1761 domain-containing protein, producing the protein MLAFVVYFVLGALWFTLFFKKQYKISLGKANETLPNKPLFIVGPALCSFVITVASALLIYALHFQSFNQALGFSVLVGVGFLFASTVNIAINPNIPRPILYGIISGTYHVVGIFLVSIILVAPQ; encoded by the coding sequence ATGCTCGCCTTTGTCGTGTATTTCGTACTCGGAGCCTTATGGTTTACCTTATTTTTTAAAAAACAATACAAAATTTCTTTAGGTAAGGCCAACGAAACGTTACCCAACAAACCCCTGTTTATAGTTGGGCCGGCGCTTTGTTCTTTCGTGATTACCGTGGCGAGTGCCCTATTAATTTATGCGCTGCACTTTCAATCTTTTAATCAAGCTTTAGGGTTTTCAGTGCTGGTTGGGGTAGGTTTTTTGTTTGCCAGTACCGTTAATATTGCCATTAACCCTAATATTCCGCGTCCCATTCTTTACGGCATTATCAGCGGCACCTACCATGTAGTAGGCATTTTTCTGGTAAGTATTATTTTAGTAGCCCCGCAATAG
- a CDS encoding DoxX family protein — MTKRDKIIYWISTIWLALGMASTGIVQLLKMDKEVENFSHLGYPAYLLTIIGVWKILAVVAVLVPKFSLLKEWAYAGFFFAMSGAVMSHIAAGNPIQEIFPPLLLLVLTVISWYFRPADRKIVSVNPLHKPV, encoded by the coding sequence ATGACCAAGCGAGATAAAATTATTTACTGGATTTCTACTATTTGGCTTGCCTTAGGCATGGCCTCCACCGGCATCGTTCAATTACTGAAAATGGACAAAGAGGTAGAAAACTTTTCGCATCTGGGCTATCCGGCTTATTTACTCACCATTATCGGCGTCTGGAAAATTCTGGCTGTTGTCGCGGTGCTTGTTCCTAAATTCTCCTTGCTCAAAGAATGGGCTTATGCTGGTTTTTTCTTTGCCATGTCGGGAGCCGTAATGTCGCATATCGCAGCGGGTAATCCTATCCAGGAAATATTCCCGCCGTTGCTTCTTCTGGTTCTAACGGTAATATCGTGGTATTTCCGACCGGCCGATAGAAAAATCGTTTCCGTTAATCCCCTGCATAAACCTGTTTAA
- a CDS encoding SDR family NAD(P)-dependent oxidoreductase, producing MQTVLITGANRSIGLETVKQLSKKGLFVYLGSRDLNKGQAIVKELSQNGFQNIRAVELDVTEPDTILAAKNTIENEQGKLDILINNAGISRGFPESALDTPTDEIRQVFETNYFGAINVTQIFLELLKKSESPRISNITSGLGSLNLHSDPNWKYYNVKLASYVPSKAALNAFTILLAYELKDLPFKVNAIDPGYTATDFNHFSGPGTVESAAAFIIKHTLTDENAPTGKFFSNDIEDGTEVSPW from the coding sequence ATGCAAACTGTATTAATTACCGGTGCCAACCGAAGTATTGGCCTGGAAACCGTTAAACAACTTTCTAAAAAAGGCTTATTCGTTTATTTAGGCAGCCGCGATCTAAATAAAGGCCAAGCCATTGTAAAAGAATTAAGCCAAAATGGTTTTCAGAACATCCGAGCCGTTGAATTAGATGTTACCGAGCCCGATACTATTTTGGCGGCCAAAAACACGATAGAAAACGAACAAGGCAAGTTGGATATCCTGATCAACAATGCCGGCATTAGCCGCGGCTTTCCGGAAAGCGCCCTGGATACTCCCACGGACGAAATCCGGCAGGTATTTGAAACCAATTATTTTGGTGCCATTAACGTTACCCAAATTTTTCTGGAATTGCTTAAAAAATCCGAGAGCCCCCGGATCAGCAATATCACCTCCGGACTAGGTTCTTTAAATTTACACAGCGACCCGAATTGGAAGTACTATAATGTAAAACTGGCCAGCTACGTACCGTCTAAAGCGGCTTTAAATGCCTTTACTATTTTGTTGGCGTACGAACTAAAAGATTTGCCCTTTAAAGTAAATGCAATTGACCCCGGCTACACGGCCACCGATTTCAACCATTTTAGCGGCCCCGGAACCGTGGAAAGTGCTGCCGCTTTTATCATAAAGCATACCCTGACCGACGAGAACGCACCCACCGGAAAATTCTTCAGCAACGACATAGAAGACGGAACCGAAGTAAGTCCCTGGTAA
- the ppsA gene encoding phosphoenolpyruvate synthase: MGSYVLGFPEIYKTKLAIVGGKGANLGELTRIEEIQVPAGFCISTEAFKRILQETPFVEELLKSLSLLRVEDRATIVALSAEIRQAIEETIIPQDIQEEITHHLARLGADNAYAVRSSATAEDLPIASFAGQQDTYLNSIGKEEIFKNICRCWASLFTERAIIYRLQNNFDHCKVYLAVVVQQMVFSQAAGVLFTADPITANRKVLSIDASFGLGEAVVSGLVNADNYKVRKGQIIDKKISAKKRAILAVKNGGTKEQAIEPEQQNTPTLTDEQILQLERLGRKIEAYFNCPQDIEWCLVDDTFYVVQSRPITTLYPIPEAQDAENHVYVSVGHQQMMTDPMKPLGLSLWQLTAGRPMYQAGGRLFVDVAPDLASPAKRAFLVNVLGKSDPLIKSALTTILERKDFISSLPDNEIEPGSGSPKGMSPAAFQVQLQNDPSIITELIKDSQTLLETLKHDIQAKSGVELIDFILEDRLKLQQRLSYPKSFGAIMTGMNALTWLNEKMMEWLGEKNVADTLSQSAPNNITSEMGLALLDVADVIRPYPEVVAYLKQVKEEDFLKNLIQFNGGQEARDAILTYLDKYGMRCPGEIDITRTRWSEKPIALVPLILNNIKNMEPGAGSRKFAQGQQEALKKNKSY, from the coding sequence ATGGGTTCTTACGTATTGGGTTTTCCGGAAATTTATAAAACAAAGTTAGCCATAGTAGGAGGGAAAGGCGCTAACCTGGGGGAACTTACCAGGATAGAAGAAATTCAGGTGCCGGCGGGTTTTTGTATCTCTACGGAAGCTTTTAAACGGATTCTCCAGGAAACGCCGTTCGTGGAGGAATTATTAAAATCTTTATCGTTGCTGCGGGTAGAAGATCGGGCTACAATTGTGGCATTAAGCGCGGAAATTCGCCAAGCCATTGAAGAAACAATTATTCCGCAGGATATTCAGGAAGAGATTACCCATCACCTGGCAAGGCTTGGAGCAGATAATGCTTATGCCGTTCGGTCCAGCGCCACCGCCGAGGATTTACCCATTGCTTCGTTTGCCGGCCAGCAGGATACGTACTTAAATAGCATCGGGAAAGAAGAAATTTTTAAAAATATTTGCCGGTGCTGGGCCTCGCTTTTTACCGAACGGGCCATTATTTACCGTTTGCAAAATAATTTCGATCATTGTAAAGTTTACCTGGCGGTGGTGGTGCAGCAAATGGTTTTTTCGCAGGCCGCCGGTGTTTTGTTTACCGCCGACCCCATTACGGCTAACCGGAAAGTGCTATCCATTGATGCCAGCTTCGGATTGGGAGAGGCCGTCGTTTCCGGATTGGTAAACGCCGATAATTATAAAGTGCGTAAGGGCCAGATTATCGATAAGAAAATATCCGCCAAGAAGCGGGCTATTTTGGCGGTAAAAAACGGTGGTACAAAAGAACAGGCCATAGAGCCGGAGCAGCAGAATACGCCAACCCTAACCGATGAACAAATTCTGCAATTAGAGCGCCTGGGCCGAAAAATCGAAGCTTATTTTAATTGCCCCCAGGACATAGAATGGTGTTTGGTAGATGATACTTTTTATGTGGTCCAGAGCCGGCCAATTACGACGCTGTACCCAATCCCGGAAGCGCAGGATGCGGAAAATCACGTGTATGTATCGGTTGGCCATCAGCAAATGATGACCGACCCCATGAAGCCCTTGGGTTTGTCTTTGTGGCAGCTAACCGCTGGCCGCCCCATGTATCAAGCGGGCGGCAGGTTGTTCGTGGATGTTGCCCCGGACCTGGCTTCTCCAGCCAAAAGAGCGTTTCTGGTAAATGTGCTGGGCAAATCCGATCCGCTCATAAAGAGTGCCTTAACGACCATCCTGGAGCGAAAAGATTTTATTTCGTCGTTGCCAGACAATGAGATTGAGCCGGGTTCCGGTAGCCCAAAAGGTATGTCGCCGGCAGCGTTTCAGGTGCAGCTTCAAAACGATCCATCGATTATTACGGAATTAATTAAAGACAGCCAAACCTTATTGGAAACGTTAAAGCACGATATCCAGGCGAAATCAGGAGTGGAGTTAATAGACTTTATCCTGGAAGACAGACTAAAGCTACAGCAGCGTTTATCTTATCCGAAAAGTTTTGGGGCCATTATGACGGGCATGAATGCTTTAACTTGGCTTAATGAAAAAATGATGGAGTGGTTGGGAGAGAAAAATGTAGCCGACACGCTCTCGCAGTCGGCACCCAACAATATCACTTCGGAAATGGGATTAGCGCTCTTGGATGTGGCCGATGTGATTCGTCCTTACCCGGAAGTAGTGGCGTATTTAAAACAGGTAAAAGAGGAAGATTTTTTAAAAAACTTGATCCAGTTTAACGGGGGGCAAGAAGCGCGGGATGCTATTTTAACTTATCTGGATAAATACGGTATGCGCTGCCCGGGAGAAATTGATATCACAAGAACTCGTTGGAGCGAAAAGCCGATTGCGTTAGTACCCTTAATCCTCAATAATATTAAAAACATGGAGCCCGGAGCTGGTAGCCGGAAGTTTGCGCAGGGGCAACAAGAAGCTTTAAAAAAGAACAAGAGTTATTAG
- a CDS encoding helix-turn-helix transcriptional regulator — MNSNDTKRLSRLTAILTQLQTKRLLTAPELASRFSVSIRTIYRDIRALEQAGVPVLTEDGKGYTLMEGYRIPPIMFTENQANALILAEQLVLKNKDASLVKDFSEAINKIKAVLGHTVKDKANLLADRTRFDENMNRERNSTYLLFIGFAICADQLLRRQNGIHQRSAEIVEPVN; from the coding sequence ATGAATAGCAACGATACCAAACGACTTTCGCGACTGACCGCTATATTAACCCAACTACAAACCAAACGACTTTTAACGGCACCGGAATTAGCTAGCCGGTTTTCGGTAAGTATCCGGACTATTTACCGCGACATCAGAGCTTTAGAACAAGCCGGCGTACCTGTTTTAACCGAAGACGGAAAAGGCTATACTTTAATGGAAGGTTACCGGATTCCGCCTATCATGTTCACGGAAAACCAGGCCAATGCTTTGATTCTGGCGGAGCAGTTAGTTTTAAAAAACAAAGACGCTTCTTTGGTAAAGGATTTTTCCGAAGCAATTAACAAAATAAAAGCGGTACTGGGGCACACGGTAAAAGATAAAGCCAACTTACTCGCCGACCGGACCCGGTTCGATGAAAATATGAACCGGGAAAGAAACAGCACTTATTTATTATTTATCGGATTTGCAATTTGCGCTGACCAACTTTTACGTCGCCAAAATGGAATACACCAACGAAGCGCAGAAATCGTCGAGCCGGTCAATTGA
- a CDS encoding YdeI/OmpD-associated family protein: MDKEIETFCPTSRPEWRQWLTENHRAKQSVWLIYYSKQSDIPTVTYQEAVNEALCFGWIDSTKKSLGNGTAMQFFCKRKPNSVWSKINKGKIQRLISEGLLMPAGYQSMRTAEQNGFWTILDEVEELTIPPDLEEAFAMQPGAQDYFLNLSKSVKKSILQWLVLAKRPDTRQKRIAEIAELAGQQLKPKQFR; this comes from the coding sequence ATGGATAAGGAAATAGAAACTTTTTGCCCAACCAGTCGGCCCGAATGGCGGCAATGGTTAACCGAAAATCATCGAGCTAAGCAATCGGTTTGGCTTATTTATTATAGCAAGCAATCGGATATCCCTACCGTAACTTACCAGGAAGCGGTGAACGAAGCCCTGTGTTTTGGCTGGATCGACAGTACCAAAAAATCTTTGGGTAACGGCACAGCTATGCAGTTTTTCTGTAAACGCAAACCAAATAGCGTCTGGTCCAAAATAAACAAAGGCAAAATACAACGCCTGATAAGCGAAGGCTTGCTAATGCCGGCCGGTTACCAGAGCATGCGCACAGCCGAGCAAAACGGTTTCTGGACTATTCTGGACGAGGTAGAAGAATTAACAATACCTCCGGACCTGGAAGAGGCCTTTGCCATGCAACCAGGGGCGCAGGATTATTTTTTAAATTTAAGTAAGTCCGTTAAGAAAAGCATATTGCAATGGCTCGTGCTGGCCAAACGACCAGACACCCGGCAAAAACGCATCGCGGAAATAGCCGAACTAGCGGGTCAGCAATTAAAACCCAAACAGTTCAGATAA
- a CDS encoding helix-turn-helix transcriptional regulator, protein MEYTNEAQKSSSRSIEAFALLSTQENWLLVAWCRLRQAFRYFRLDRINKLEILAEKFTPHQMTLQEYFDRYH, encoded by the coding sequence ATGGAATACACCAACGAAGCGCAGAAATCGTCGAGCCGGTCAATTGAAGCTTTTGCTTTATTAAGCACCCAGGAAAATTGGTTATTAGTGGCCTGGTGCCGGTTACGCCAGGCGTTTCGTTACTTCCGGTTAGACCGGATTAATAAACTGGAAATTCTCGCCGAAAAGTTTACGCCGCACCAAATGACCTTGCAAGAATATTTCGACCGTTATCATTAA
- a CDS encoding putative immunity protein → MTDANHQLLALWAANCAEHVLPLFEQANLTDERPSQAIELTRAWAKGEIPMKQAHQAAFVTNAAAKEMPAAAKFAALAAGQAVAVAHVAAHELGAAAYAIRAVRESVEESEREEMGRKECQWQRNQLPDAIRELVLDDQKLRNYLCWFVFDC, encoded by the coding sequence TTGACTGATGCCAACCACCAATTACTGGCTTTATGGGCGGCTAATTGTGCCGAACACGTACTTCCCCTGTTTGAGCAAGCCAACCTGACTGATGAACGGCCCAGCCAAGCCATAGAATTAACCCGGGCCTGGGCAAAAGGAGAGATCCCCATGAAACAAGCCCACCAAGCTGCTTTTGTTACAAATGCAGCCGCTAAAGAAATGCCCGCGGCGGCCAAGTTTGCCGCATTAGCCGCCGGGCAAGCGGTGGCGGTGGCTCACGTAGCGGCCCATGAGTTGGGAGCAGCGGCTTACGCCATTAGAGCAGTAAGGGAGTCGGTGGAAGAAAGCGAGCGGGAGGAGATGGGCCGAAAAGAATGCCAATGGCAGCGCAACCAGTTGCCGGATGCTATCCGGGAACTGGTTCTGGATGATCAAAAATTAAGAAATTACCTTTGTTGGTTTGTATTTGATTGTTAG
- a CDS encoding PEP-utilizing enzyme encodes MQQLPDGAQKVEETKHQISLLRNFIGYREYPKYSIVNRYYVYKQALLKEAERLVQAGVIFKKEAIYYLTFDELREVVRTNQLDYHIINQRKAEYKVYEKFTPPRVITSDGEVIVGKYTREHLPDAAIVGLPVSAGVAEGRARVILNLEQADLTEGDILVTTFTDPSWTPLFVSIKGLVTEVGGLMTHGAVIAREYGLPAVVGVANATKVIKDGQQIRVHGTEGYVEIL; translated from the coding sequence TTGCAGCAGTTGCCGGATGGTGCGCAAAAAGTAGAAGAAACCAAACACCAAATCAGCCTGCTGCGGAACTTCATCGGTTACCGGGAGTATCCCAAGTACAGCATCGTTAATCGTTACTATGTTTATAAACAGGCGTTGCTGAAAGAGGCCGAACGACTGGTGCAAGCAGGCGTTATTTTTAAAAAAGAGGCTATCTACTACCTTACTTTTGATGAATTACGCGAAGTCGTCCGCACAAATCAATTGGACTATCACATTATCAACCAGCGGAAAGCCGAGTACAAAGTATATGAAAAGTTCACACCCCCGCGAGTAATTACGTCGGATGGAGAAGTAATTGTAGGTAAGTACACAAGAGAACATCTGCCGGACGCAGCAATAGTGGGTTTACCTGTTTCTGCCGGCGTAGCCGAAGGCCGGGCCCGGGTTATCTTAAACCTGGAACAGGCAGATCTAACAGAAGGAGATATTTTGGTTACCACTTTTACTGACCCCAGCTGGACTCCTCTGTTCGTATCCATTAAAGGCCTGGTGACCGAAGTGGGAGGACTGATGACCCACGGTGCCGTTATCGCCCGGGAGTATGGCTTACCCGCCGTGGTGGGTGTAGCAAATGCCACCAAAGTAATAAAAGACGGGCAACAAATTCGCGTACACGGAACGGAAGGCTATGTCGAAATTTTGTAA
- a CDS encoding DUF4256 domain-containing protein — translation MDTNFNYEKELLPEQQAELLNILKTRFEKNKGRHQGIEWGKVQAKLEANPEKWWSLHEMEKTGGEPDVVGYDEKTGEYIFYDCSAESPKGRRSVCYDHEALEARKAHKPENSATEMAAEMGIALLSEEQYRELQLLGNFDTKTSSWVKTPAAIRKLGGALFCDRRYNQVFTYHNGADSYYGARAFRGSLKV, via the coding sequence ATGGACACTAATTTTAACTATGAAAAAGAGTTGCTCCCGGAACAACAAGCAGAACTTCTGAACATTTTAAAAACCCGGTTTGAGAAAAACAAGGGCCGTCACCAAGGTATAGAATGGGGGAAAGTACAGGCAAAGCTGGAAGCTAATCCGGAAAAATGGTGGTCGTTGCACGAAATGGAAAAGACGGGCGGCGAACCGGATGTGGTGGGTTACGATGAAAAAACCGGGGAATACATTTTTTATGATTGTTCTGCCGAAAGCCCAAAGGGCCGCCGTAGTGTTTGCTACGATCACGAAGCCCTCGAAGCAAGAAAAGCCCATAAACCAGAAAATAGCGCTACCGAGATGGCCGCAGAAATGGGCATTGCGCTTTTATCGGAAGAGCAATACCGGGAACTGCAGCTATTGGGTAATTTCGATACCAAAACGTCGAGTTGGGTAAAAACACCGGCGGCTATTCGCAAACTAGGCGGCGCTCTTTTTTGTGATCGGCGGTACAACCAAGTTTTTACCTACCATAATGGGGCAGATTCTTACTACGGGGCCCGGGCGTTTCGCGGTTCGTTAAAGGTTTGA
- a CDS encoding YdeI/OmpD-associated family protein, giving the protein MTATNPKVDFYFLKNTRWQPELAQLRTIMLNGGLTEELKWGVPCYLFESKNLVLIHVFKAYCAVLFFKGALLQDTAGVLVQQTENVQAARQLRFTQVQEIKALEPILKAYIYEAIEVEKLNLKVDLKKTAAFARPIEFEKKLAETPALKTAFEALTPGRQRAYLLYFAAPKQAKTRLARVEKCSPQILQGKGLNDE; this is encoded by the coding sequence ATGACCGCAACAAATCCGAAGGTTGACTTTTATTTTTTAAAAAACACCCGGTGGCAGCCAGAATTAGCGCAACTACGAACAATTATGCTGAACGGTGGGCTAACCGAAGAATTGAAATGGGGTGTTCCGTGTTACTTGTTTGAGAGCAAAAACCTGGTTTTAATTCATGTATTTAAAGCGTACTGTGCGGTATTATTTTTTAAAGGAGCTTTGTTGCAGGATACAGCGGGTGTTCTTGTTCAGCAAACGGAAAACGTGCAAGCCGCCCGCCAGCTTCGGTTCACGCAGGTTCAGGAAATCAAGGCCCTGGAACCAATCCTGAAAGCGTATATCTACGAAGCCATAGAAGTGGAAAAACTTAATTTGAAAGTAGATTTAAAAAAGACCGCAGCATTCGCAAGGCCAATAGAATTTGAAAAAAAACTAGCGGAAACTCCTGCCCTAAAAACGGCTTTCGAGGCTTTAACGCCCGGACGGCAAAGAGCTTACTTACTTTATTTTGCAGCCCCCAAACAAGCAAAAACACGCCTGGCCCGGGTTGAAAAATGCAGTCCGCAGATTCTGCAGGGGAAAGGGTTGAACGATGAATAA
- a CDS encoding Crp/Fnr family transcriptional regulator produces the protein MKELLTYILQFGNLNPAQIALVSSKATELHLPKEEYYLQAGQVARQFGFLVEGIMRVCYYNHKGEEITKYFIDENNIVVDLASFDNNLPSTAYVQAVTDCRLIVFAKPDWQDLLNIIIGWDAIVHKITSKALLLKIERISPLVAEDATTRYLQFMEKYPILVNRIPLVYLASYLGITQSSLSRIRKNIR, from the coding sequence ATGAAAGAATTATTGACTTATATCTTGCAGTTTGGCAATTTAAACCCGGCGCAAATCGCCTTAGTATCGAGCAAGGCTACGGAGTTACACCTGCCAAAAGAAGAATATTATTTACAAGCCGGCCAGGTGGCCCGGCAGTTTGGGTTTTTGGTAGAAGGCATTATGCGGGTTTGTTATTACAACCACAAAGGCGAAGAAATTACCAAGTATTTTATCGACGAAAATAACATTGTGGTGGATTTGGCCAGTTTCGATAATAACCTGCCGTCTACGGCTTATGTGCAAGCCGTAACCGATTGCCGGCTGATTGTTTTTGCGAAACCCGATTGGCAGGATTTGCTAAATATTATTATTGGTTGGGACGCGATTGTGCATAAAATTACTTCCAAAGCCTTGCTCTTAAAAATAGAACGGATTAGCCCCTTAGTGGCCGAAGACGCCACGACCCGTTACCTGCAGTTCATGGAAAAATACCCCATCCTGGTTAACCGGATTCCGCTCGTTTACTTAGCTTCTTATTTAGGCATCACCCAGTCTTCGCTTAGCCGGATTAGAAAAAACATTCGGTAA